One Micromonospora eburnea genomic region harbors:
- a CDS encoding GH39 family glycosyl hydrolase, translating to MRIVVPERATGRLTDAWRACVGTGRFELGLRRDYQESLALVQRDIGFRHIRGHGLFSDGTGVYRPYEYQGSCRVRHAFTYVDQVIDAYLALGVRPFLELGFMPAALASGDQTVFWWRGNVTPPKSWTEWADLVRATLRHFVDRYGLDEVRTWPIEVWNEPNLTHFWQNADQDAYHRLYEVTAHAVKEVDAALQVGGPAISPGSDEWLMPFAEFVTARSVPVDFVSRHAYTSGPAQHVPFGTHQTLVPASSLLDQFASPRRHLRGSALAELPVHITEFNSSYRPDNRVHDTAFNAAYLAPVVAAGGDLVDSFSYWTFSDMFEEEGVPTSLFHGGFGLLTHRQIKKPTYHLYAFMARLGDEVLARGADHLVTRDATGRVAVLAWAPVDATGDTPGQERHTVRLSLPVGTAAAGAAFLLRSSVNEEEGNAWTAWCEMGRPASPTAGQLDNLRETAEPARRHARLPIEGGRIELDLHLSRHEVTLVELTAVADETPPWWDDDRLLGRTPGERAA from the coding sequence ATGCGGATCGTCGTACCGGAGCGGGCCACGGGCCGGCTCACCGACGCGTGGCGGGCCTGCGTCGGCACCGGTCGGTTCGAGCTGGGGCTCCGGCGTGACTACCAGGAGTCGCTGGCCCTCGTCCAGCGGGACATCGGCTTCCGGCACATCCGCGGGCACGGGCTGTTCAGCGACGGCACCGGCGTCTACCGGCCCTACGAATACCAGGGGTCATGCCGGGTGCGCCACGCGTTCACGTACGTCGACCAGGTGATCGACGCCTACCTCGCGCTCGGCGTCCGGCCCTTCCTGGAGCTGGGCTTCATGCCCGCCGCTCTCGCCTCCGGTGACCAGACCGTCTTCTGGTGGCGCGGCAACGTCACCCCGCCGAAGTCCTGGACGGAGTGGGCGGACCTGGTCCGGGCCACCCTGCGCCACTTCGTCGACCGCTACGGGCTCGACGAGGTACGCACCTGGCCGATCGAGGTGTGGAACGAGCCCAACCTCACGCATTTCTGGCAGAACGCCGACCAGGACGCCTACCACCGGCTCTACGAGGTGACCGCGCACGCGGTCAAGGAGGTGGACGCCGCGCTCCAGGTCGGCGGGCCGGCCATCTCCCCCGGCTCGGACGAGTGGCTGATGCCGTTCGCCGAGTTCGTCACCGCCCGCTCGGTGCCGGTCGACTTCGTCAGCCGGCACGCGTACACCTCCGGGCCCGCCCAGCACGTGCCGTTCGGCACCCACCAGACCCTCGTGCCCGCGTCCAGCCTGCTGGACCAGTTCGCCAGCCCGCGACGGCACCTGCGGGGCAGCGCACTGGCGGAGCTGCCGGTGCACATCACCGAATTCAACTCCTCCTACCGGCCCGACAACCGGGTCCACGACACCGCTTTCAACGCCGCGTACCTCGCCCCGGTGGTGGCCGCCGGCGGCGACCTGGTCGACTCCTTCTCCTACTGGACCTTCAGCGACATGTTCGAGGAGGAGGGGGTGCCGACCTCGCTGTTCCACGGCGGGTTCGGCCTGCTCACCCACCGCCAGATCAAGAAGCCCACCTACCACCTGTACGCGTTCATGGCCCGCCTCGGGGACGAGGTCCTCGCCCGCGGCGCCGACCACCTGGTCACCCGGGACGCCACCGGCCGGGTCGCCGTGCTGGCCTGGGCGCCGGTGGACGCCACCGGGGACACCCCGGGCCAGGAGCGACACACGGTGCGCCTGTCGCTGCCCGTGGGCACGGCCGCGGCGGGGGCCGCGTTCCTGCTGCGCTCGTCGGTGAACGAGGAGGAGGGCAACGCCTGGACGGCGTGGTGCGAGATGGGCCGTCCCGCCTCCCCCACCGCCGGCCAACTGGACAACCTGCGGGAGACCGCCGAGCCGGCCCGGCGGCACGCCCGACTGCCGATCGAGGGCGGCCGGATCGAGCTGGACCTGCACCTGTCCCGGCACGAGGTGACCCTGGTCGAGCTGACCGCGGTGGCCGACGAGACCCCGCCGTGGTGGGACGACGACCGGCTGCTCGGGCGTACCCCCGGGGAGCGGGCGGCGTGA
- a CDS encoding ABC transporter permease, translating into MTTSGTVSPVTGPESRPTAGGTRRPRAARRTWRRALRRDWQLYSLAVLPLLFFLIFRYLPMLGNVIAFRRFRPGGSIFGEYWVGLRYVRMFLNDPAFWDVFTNTLIFGALTLVFCFPLPIVLALLLNELRSRKIKRFVQSVSYLPHFLSIVIVAAMVMQLLSVDGAVNQLVRALGGEAVPFLQQAGWFRTIYVSSEVWQTVGWGTILYLAALTAVDENLYEAARIDGANRWRQTWHVTLPGIRPTMVTLLILNIGTFMAVGFEKILLLYNPLTYPTADVISTYLFRVGIVSNNFSYAAAIGLFESVIGLTLVLSANAISKRVVGTSLW; encoded by the coding sequence ATGACCACGTCGGGCACGGTGAGCCCGGTGACGGGGCCGGAGAGCCGGCCCACGGCCGGCGGTACGCGTCGCCCGCGCGCCGCTCGACGTACCTGGCGTAGGGCGCTACGGCGGGACTGGCAGCTCTACTCCCTGGCGGTGCTGCCGCTGCTGTTCTTCCTGATCTTCCGCTACCTGCCGATGCTGGGCAACGTGATCGCCTTCCGGCGGTTCCGGCCCGGGGGAAGCATCTTCGGCGAATACTGGGTGGGCCTGCGGTACGTCCGCATGTTCCTGAACGACCCGGCGTTCTGGGACGTGTTCACCAACACGCTGATCTTCGGCGCGCTGACCCTGGTGTTCTGCTTCCCGCTGCCGATCGTGCTGGCGCTGCTCCTCAACGAGCTGCGCAGCCGCAAGATCAAGCGGTTCGTCCAGTCGGTGTCCTACCTGCCGCACTTTCTGTCCATCGTGATCGTGGCGGCGATGGTCATGCAGTTACTCTCCGTCGACGGGGCGGTGAACCAGCTCGTCCGCGCCCTCGGCGGCGAGGCGGTGCCGTTCCTGCAGCAGGCCGGATGGTTCCGGACCATCTACGTCTCGTCCGAGGTCTGGCAAACGGTCGGCTGGGGCACCATCCTCTACCTCGCCGCACTGACCGCCGTCGACGAGAACCTGTACGAGGCGGCCAGGATCGACGGCGCCAACCGGTGGCGGCAGACGTGGCACGTGACGCTGCCCGGGATCCGGCCGACGATGGTGACGCTGCTGATCCTCAACATCGGCACGTTCATGGCGGTCGGCTTCGAGAAGATCCTGCTGCTGTACAACCCGCTGACCTACCCGACGGCCGACGTGATCTCCACCTACCTGTTCCGGGTCGGCATCGTCTCCAACAACTTCAGCTACGCGGCGGCGATCGGCCTGTTCGAGTCCGTGATCGGGCTGACGCTGGTGCTGTCGGCGAACGCGATCTCCAAGCGCGTAGTAGGGACGAGCCTGTGGTGA
- a CDS encoding carbohydrate ABC transporter permease, whose product MTVDTTTPAPPTSRRPGIRTSRGYQIFRVVNAIVLTGVVLVTLYPFVNIVARSLSDNAYIVSGQVNLIPRGFNVAAYKAVMSDPMFWTNYRNTVVYTAVATAVALVLTTCYAYVLSKKQLKGRSALVGIAVFTMFFSGGLIPNYVLVTSLGLKNTVWAIALPNAISVFNLLVMKAFFESLPVELEEAAAVDGLNTYGILLRIVLPLSKAVVATMFLFYAVSFWNSWFAAFLYMDRMDLWPVTVYLRNLIAGATDATSVGGGLGSASDVVQSAATIQSVTIVLTVLPILAVYPFIQRYFVSGVMLGAVKG is encoded by the coding sequence GTGACCGTCGACACGACCACACCCGCCCCGCCCACCAGCCGCCGGCCCGGCATCCGCACCAGCCGGGGCTACCAGATCTTCCGGGTGGTCAACGCCATCGTCCTGACCGGTGTCGTGCTGGTGACGCTGTATCCGTTCGTCAACATCGTGGCGCGCTCGCTCAGCGACAACGCGTACATCGTGTCGGGGCAGGTGAACCTGATCCCGCGCGGGTTCAACGTCGCCGCGTACAAGGCCGTGATGTCCGACCCGATGTTCTGGACGAACTATCGCAACACGGTGGTTTACACGGCGGTCGCCACCGCGGTCGCACTCGTGCTGACCACCTGCTACGCCTACGTGCTGTCCAAGAAACAGCTCAAGGGCCGGAGCGCGCTGGTCGGGATCGCCGTGTTCACCATGTTCTTCAGCGGCGGGCTGATCCCCAACTACGTCCTGGTCACCAGCCTCGGGTTGAAGAACACCGTGTGGGCGATCGCGCTGCCCAACGCCATCAGCGTGTTCAACCTGCTGGTGATGAAGGCGTTCTTCGAGAGCCTGCCGGTCGAGCTGGAGGAGGCCGCGGCCGTCGACGGGCTGAACACGTACGGCATCCTGCTGCGGATCGTGCTGCCGCTGTCCAAGGCGGTGGTCGCCACCATGTTCCTCTTCTACGCCGTCTCCTTCTGGAACTCCTGGTTCGCCGCGTTCCTGTACATGGACCGCATGGACCTGTGGCCGGTGACGGTCTACCTGCGCAACCTCATCGCTGGCGCGACCGACGCGACCTCGGTCGGGGGCGGGCTCGGCAGTGCCAGCGACGTCGTGCAGTCCGCCGCCACCATCCAGTCCGTGACCATCGTGCTCACGGTCCTTCCCATCCTGGCGGTCTACCCCTTCATCCAGCGCTACTTCGTCTCCGGAGTGATGCTCGGCGCGGTCAAGGGCTAG
- a CDS encoding extracellular solute-binding protein — translation MVQLSRRHLLFAAGAAAVISMAGCGDGDDDKKDLADNREGAMDKYGIGDQFKATTAVSFSMLYNNHPNYPLKDDWLFWSELSKRTGVKIEPVAVPLSDYEQKRSVLIGAGDAPFIIPKTYHPQEDAYVSSGAILPVSDYLDLMPNFTDKIEKWSLQPEIDSLRQEDGKFYLLPGLHEKPWQDYTLAVRMDILEQLKIPVPQTWDDVYNMLKAMKAAYPDVYPFSDRFGKPNPAGNLLNMLAVSYGLAGAGWAYQHPSWDAEAKKFVYTGASDKYKAMLEFLHKLVDEKLLDPETFTQTDDQARQKLASGKSFVISTNAQSIVNDYRPDMAKSLPNARIAKIPFPIGPAGPINAASRLENGIMISSKARDSKNFVAMMQFIDWLWYSDAGQEFAKWGVEGTTYTKDASGKRTLTADVDVLGLNPKGTKHLQKDFGFYNGIFAYGGRLELVQSFFSEEEKEFQKIVSERPPVAVAPPHPLTDEEREQVTLWETGLKDYVYQNTLKFVLGQRPLTEWDAYVNELNGKNMGSYMDLVNKSYERYQKKHS, via the coding sequence ATGGTTCAGCTATCCCGGCGTCACCTGCTGTTCGCGGCGGGCGCGGCCGCCGTCATCTCGATGGCCGGCTGCGGCGACGGCGACGACGACAAGAAGGACCTCGCCGACAACCGCGAAGGCGCCATGGACAAGTACGGCATCGGCGACCAGTTCAAGGCCACCACGGCGGTGTCCTTCTCGATGCTCTACAACAACCACCCGAACTACCCGCTGAAGGACGACTGGCTGTTCTGGTCGGAACTGTCCAAGCGGACCGGGGTCAAGATCGAGCCGGTCGCCGTGCCGCTGAGCGACTACGAGCAGAAGCGCAGCGTCCTGATCGGTGCCGGTGACGCGCCGTTCATCATCCCGAAGACGTACCACCCGCAGGAGGACGCGTACGTCTCCTCCGGCGCGATCCTGCCGGTCAGCGACTACCTCGACCTGATGCCCAACTTCACGGACAAGATCGAGAAGTGGAGCCTCCAGCCGGAGATCGACTCGCTGCGGCAGGAGGACGGCAAGTTCTATCTGCTTCCCGGCCTGCACGAGAAGCCCTGGCAGGACTACACCCTCGCGGTCCGGATGGACATCCTCGAGCAGCTCAAGATCCCGGTACCGCAGACCTGGGACGACGTCTACAACATGCTCAAGGCGATGAAGGCCGCGTACCCGGACGTCTACCCGTTCTCGGACCGGTTCGGCAAGCCCAACCCCGCCGGCAACCTGCTGAACATGCTCGCCGTCTCGTACGGCCTCGCCGGAGCCGGCTGGGCCTACCAGCACCCCAGCTGGGACGCGGAGGCCAAGAAGTTCGTCTACACCGGCGCGTCCGACAAGTACAAGGCGATGCTGGAATTCCTGCACAAGCTGGTCGACGAGAAGCTGCTGGACCCGGAGACCTTCACCCAGACCGACGACCAGGCCCGCCAGAAGCTCGCCAGCGGCAAGTCGTTCGTCATCAGCACCAACGCGCAGAGCATCGTCAACGACTACCGCCCCGACATGGCGAAGAGCCTGCCGAACGCCCGGATCGCCAAGATTCCGTTCCCGATCGGTCCGGCCGGGCCGATCAACGCGGCGAGCCGGCTCGAGAACGGCATCATGATCTCCTCGAAGGCCCGGGACAGCAAGAACTTCGTCGCCATGATGCAGTTCATCGACTGGCTCTGGTATTCCGACGCCGGCCAGGAGTTCGCCAAGTGGGGTGTCGAGGGCACCACCTACACCAAGGACGCCTCCGGCAAGCGCACCCTCACCGCCGACGTTGACGTCCTCGGGCTCAACCCCAAGGGCACCAAGCACCTGCAGAAGGACTTCGGCTTCTACAACGGCATCTTCGCCTACGGTGGCCGCCTGGAGCTGGTCCAGTCCTTCTTCTCCGAGGAGGAGAAGGAGTTCCAGAAGATCGTCAGCGAGCGCCCGCCCGTCGCCGTGGCGCCGCCGCACCCGCTCACCGACGAGGAACGCGAGCAGGTGACCCTCTGGGAGACGGGGCTGAAGGACTACGTCTACCAGAACACGCTGAAGTTCGTCCTGGGCCAGCGTCCGCTCACCGAGTGGGACGCCTACGTCAACGAGCTGAACGGCAAGAACATGGGCTCCTACATGGACCTGGTCAACAAGTCGTACGAGCGGTACCAGAAGAAGCACAGCTGA
- a CDS encoding beta-galactosidase, with amino-acid sequence MSERLPVTDKVPFGGDYNPEQWPVPVWNQDYQLFDLARIDTVTLGVFDWALTQPAPDVYDFSLLDRIVERATTEGRRICLATGTAAHPPWLARRHPEVTRVDFEGRRHRYGQRHNSCPSSPVFRRLSTELARRVAARYAANPSIVAWHVGNEYGGTCYCELCAAGFRDWLRRRYGSLDALNAAWYTTFWSHTFTDWDQIEPPSALTEHWRGPEHTAFQGITLDYLRFSSDAMLANFLDEKAAIRESSPDVPVTTNFMGMYRPIDYHRWAPHLDFASWDNYPPDDSSPSWMALSHDLMRGLKDGQPFWLMEQTPSHTACRDVNPLKRPGVMRLWSWQAVAHGADAVLFFQLRASRGASEKYHGAVIGHAGRADTRVFREVAQLGAEFDRLGAATLGARTPARVALLFDWDSWWALEISDGPSRLVRYQQVVLAYHRALWDAGVDVDVVAVTADLSRYDVVVAPALHMLKGDLPGRLAEVTARGGSVVATFLSGRVDENDNAFLMDVPGPLGELMGVRVDEWDARGPEFVNPVLLRAGTDQVEVASRLVFELVIPQGAEVVGTYQADFYAGTPAVTRNRAGDGDAWYVAAGLDQPGVSWVMRQVLDRHHLTGPYADVPDLETAVRVAPDGVRLRFLLNHRAEPVEVTACAGGVDLLTGDRVEGGQPVRLDPRGVMVVREDG; translated from the coding sequence GTGAGCGAGCGTCTGCCGGTCACGGACAAGGTGCCCTTCGGGGGCGACTACAACCCCGAGCAGTGGCCCGTACCGGTGTGGAACCAGGACTACCAGCTCTTCGATCTCGCCCGGATCGACACCGTCACCCTCGGCGTCTTCGACTGGGCGCTGACCCAGCCGGCCCCGGACGTCTACGACTTCTCACTGCTGGACCGGATCGTCGAGCGGGCCACCACCGAGGGCCGCCGGATCTGCCTGGCGACCGGTACGGCGGCCCACCCGCCGTGGCTGGCCCGCCGCCACCCGGAGGTGACCCGGGTCGACTTCGAGGGCCGCCGGCACCGGTACGGGCAGCGGCACAACTCCTGCCCCAGTTCCCCGGTCTTCCGCCGGCTCTCCACCGAGCTGGCCCGCCGCGTCGCCGCCCGGTACGCGGCCAACCCGTCGATCGTGGCATGGCACGTCGGCAACGAGTACGGCGGCACCTGCTACTGCGAGCTGTGCGCCGCCGGCTTCCGGGACTGGCTGCGCCGTCGCTACGGCAGCCTGGACGCGCTGAACGCGGCCTGGTACACCACCTTCTGGTCGCACACCTTCACCGACTGGGACCAGATCGAGCCGCCGTCGGCCCTGACCGAACACTGGCGCGGCCCCGAGCACACCGCCTTCCAGGGCATCACCCTCGACTACCTTCGCTTCTCGTCCGACGCGATGCTGGCCAACTTCCTGGACGAGAAGGCGGCGATCCGCGAGTCCAGCCCGGACGTGCCGGTGACGACCAACTTCATGGGCATGTACCGTCCGATCGACTACCATCGCTGGGCTCCCCACCTCGACTTCGCCTCGTGGGACAACTACCCCCCGGACGACAGCTCCCCGTCATGGATGGCGCTGAGCCACGACCTGATGCGGGGCCTCAAGGACGGCCAGCCGTTCTGGTTGATGGAGCAGACCCCGAGCCACACCGCGTGCCGGGACGTCAACCCGCTGAAACGGCCCGGGGTGATGCGGTTGTGGAGCTGGCAGGCGGTGGCGCACGGCGCCGACGCGGTGCTGTTCTTCCAGCTGCGGGCGTCCCGTGGGGCCAGCGAGAAATACCACGGCGCGGTCATCGGCCACGCCGGCCGGGCCGACACCCGGGTCTTCCGGGAGGTCGCGCAGCTCGGCGCGGAGTTCGACCGGCTCGGCGCGGCGACGCTGGGCGCGCGGACCCCGGCGCGGGTGGCGTTGCTGTTCGACTGGGACAGCTGGTGGGCGCTGGAGATCTCCGACGGCCCGTCCCGCCTGGTCCGCTACCAGCAGGTCGTCCTGGCCTACCACCGGGCGCTCTGGGACGCGGGGGTCGACGTCGACGTCGTCGCGGTGACCGCGGACCTGTCCCGCTACGACGTGGTCGTCGCGCCGGCGCTGCACATGCTCAAGGGTGACCTGCCGGGCCGGCTGGCGGAGGTGACCGCCCGGGGCGGGTCGGTGGTGGCCACCTTCCTCTCCGGGCGGGTGGACGAGAACGACAACGCCTTCCTGATGGACGTACCCGGCCCGCTCGGAGAGCTGATGGGCGTACGCGTCGACGAGTGGGACGCCCGCGGACCGGAGTTCGTCAACCCGGTGCTGCTGCGGGCGGGCACCGACCAGGTCGAGGTGGCCTCCCGGCTGGTGTTCGAGTTGGTGATCCCCCAGGGCGCGGAGGTGGTCGGCACGTACCAGGCCGACTTCTACGCCGGCACCCCCGCCGTCACCCGCAACCGGGCCGGTGACGGCGACGCCTGGTACGTGGCGGCCGGGCTGGATCAGCCGGGAGTCTCCTGGGTGATGCGGCAGGTCCTCGACCGGCATCACCTGACCGGCCCCTACGCGGACGTGCCGGACCTGGAGACGGCCGTCCGGGTCGCGCCCGACGGGGTACGACTGCGCTTCCTGCTCAACCACCGCGCGGAGCCCGTCGAGGTTACCGCGTGCGCCGGCGGGGTCGACCTGCTGACCGGCGACCGGGTCGAGGGCGGCCAACCGGTCCGGCTCGACCCGCGGGGGGTCATGGTCGTACGCGAGGACGGCTGA
- a CDS encoding DUF624 domain-containing protein: MSDVLGARRQFGDGPLSRAASRIYTVLVVEVLFLVTTAPGLVALMLLERDVSNLPLVAACALPLGPAVGAALYALHHQRPDLTELHPARAFWRGYRSNLTDVLRIWVPLLLWLAVIAVNLTHLPAAGVPGWWAVPLVLVGAGVTLIGVNALVIASLFAFRFRDVLRLARYFLVRTPSVTLGNAGLLVAVAALTVLTSEAVVALLGAVLVLALLTASRPMIIGIRKDFTA, from the coding sequence GTGAGCGACGTCCTCGGCGCGCGGCGCCAGTTCGGCGACGGGCCGCTGTCCCGCGCCGCTTCGCGGATCTACACCGTGCTGGTGGTCGAGGTGCTGTTCCTGGTCACCACCGCGCCGGGCCTGGTCGCGCTCATGCTGCTGGAGCGGGACGTCAGCAACCTCCCGCTGGTCGCGGCCTGCGCGCTGCCGCTCGGCCCGGCCGTGGGCGCCGCCCTGTACGCGCTGCACCACCAGCGCCCCGACCTGACGGAGCTGCACCCCGCGCGCGCCTTCTGGCGCGGCTACCGGTCCAACCTCACCGACGTCCTGCGGATCTGGGTCCCGCTGTTGCTGTGGCTGGCCGTCATCGCGGTGAACCTCACCCACCTGCCGGCCGCGGGCGTCCCCGGCTGGTGGGCGGTGCCCCTCGTGCTGGTCGGGGCCGGCGTGACCCTGATCGGTGTCAACGCGCTGGTGATCGCCTCGCTGTTCGCCTTCCGGTTCCGGGACGTGCTGCGGCTGGCCCGGTACTTCCTCGTCCGCACCCCCTCGGTCACCCTCGGCAACGCCGGCCTGCTGGTCGCGGTCGCCGCCCTGACCGTGCTCACCTCGGAGGCGGTGGTCGCGTTGTTGGGCGCGGTGCTGGTGCTGGCCCTGCTGACCGCCAGCCGCCCGATGATCATCGGCATCCGCAAGGACTTCACCGCGTGA
- a CDS encoding alpha-glucuronidase: MNSVPPNDVHAAWLPPEAFRALGSRRSLVCGEGTLVDTVRDEIARACVRYGGSTDRPHPRPDRRPADDRSAAGTAYDLVLALVPAGLLPIAAAAVDVVYRRRYGAGTLGEEGFLLARHTEVTVVLAEAPAGLLYGLFHLVRLGESAFGLTRPMELHRPAMRLRMLNHWDNIDVHPVMGQVERGYAGGSIFWQDGARREDLTRVGAYGRLLAACGVNAVSVNNVNVHATEARLLTDRLGDVAAIADVLRPYGIRVHLSVSFAAPVMLGGLSSADPLDEAVREWWADATKRVYESVPDFGGYVVKADSEGQPGPFGYGRSHADGANVLADALSPYGGVVHWRAFVYNHRQDWRDRSTDRARAAHDHFVPLDGQFRDNVILQVKHGPMDFQTREPVSPVIAGMPGTRLAVELQVTQEYTGQQRHICYLAPWWSEVLGFGPWGDDGPTVAAVAAGASVGDAAERGAAGDGGGLVAVSNVGDDPFWTGHPLAQANLYAFGRLAWDPRLAPTAVLDEWIELTFAASAPNGLGLVRRVLRAIMDDSWRTYERYTAPLGVGFMVHPGDHYGPDVDGYEYSRWGTYHFADRDGVGVDRTRASGTAFTGQFPPPWRDVYESVESCPDELLLFFHHVPYGHVLHSGSTVIQHIYDTHFAGVEQVVAMRQQWERLAGVIDPGVHARVRERLDEQVRCATEWRDQINTYFFRKSGVPDAHGRRIH, from the coding sequence GTGAACAGCGTACCGCCGAACGACGTCCATGCCGCCTGGCTGCCGCCGGAGGCGTTCCGGGCCCTCGGTTCGCGCCGTAGTCTGGTCTGCGGCGAGGGCACGCTCGTCGACACGGTGCGCGACGAGATCGCCCGTGCCTGCGTCCGGTACGGCGGCAGCACGGACCGGCCGCACCCCCGGCCGGACAGGCGGCCGGCCGACGACCGGTCAGCCGCCGGCACGGCGTACGACCTGGTGCTCGCGCTGGTCCCGGCCGGTCTCCTGCCGATCGCCGCGGCGGCGGTGGACGTCGTGTACCGACGGCGGTACGGGGCGGGCACGCTCGGCGAGGAGGGTTTCCTGCTGGCCCGGCACACCGAGGTCACGGTGGTGCTGGCCGAGGCGCCCGCCGGGCTGCTGTACGGCCTGTTCCACCTGGTCCGGCTCGGCGAGTCGGCGTTCGGGCTCACCCGCCCGATGGAGCTGCACCGCCCGGCGATGCGGCTGCGCATGCTCAACCACTGGGACAACATCGACGTGCACCCGGTGATGGGGCAGGTCGAGCGCGGCTACGCGGGCGGATCGATCTTCTGGCAGGACGGGGCGCGGCGGGAGGACCTGACCCGGGTCGGGGCCTATGGACGGCTGCTGGCGGCCTGTGGCGTCAACGCGGTCTCGGTGAACAACGTGAACGTCCACGCCACCGAGGCACGGCTGCTGACCGACCGGCTCGGCGACGTCGCCGCGATCGCGGACGTCCTGCGGCCGTACGGGATCCGGGTGCACCTGTCGGTCAGCTTCGCCGCGCCGGTCATGCTCGGCGGCCTGTCGAGCGCGGACCCGCTGGACGAGGCGGTACGGGAGTGGTGGGCCGACGCCACCAAGCGGGTGTACGAGAGCGTCCCCGACTTCGGCGGCTACGTGGTGAAGGCGGATTCCGAAGGGCAGCCGGGCCCGTTCGGGTACGGGCGCAGCCATGCCGACGGCGCGAACGTCCTCGCCGACGCGCTGTCCCCGTACGGGGGTGTGGTGCACTGGCGCGCCTTCGTCTACAACCACCGGCAGGACTGGCGCGACCGGTCGACCGACCGGGCCCGCGCCGCCCACGACCACTTCGTACCCTTGGACGGCCAGTTCCGGGACAACGTGATCCTGCAGGTCAAGCACGGCCCGATGGACTTCCAGACGCGGGAGCCGGTCTCCCCGGTAATCGCGGGCATGCCCGGCACCCGGCTGGCGGTGGAGTTGCAGGTGACCCAGGAGTACACCGGGCAGCAGCGCCACATCTGCTACCTGGCCCCCTGGTGGAGCGAGGTGCTCGGGTTCGGGCCGTGGGGCGACGACGGCCCGACGGTCGCCGCCGTCGCGGCCGGCGCCTCGGTGGGCGACGCGGCGGAGCGCGGCGCAGCCGGGGATGGTGGCGGACTGGTCGCGGTCTCGAACGTGGGCGACGATCCGTTCTGGACCGGGCACCCGCTGGCGCAGGCGAACCTGTACGCGTTCGGCCGGCTGGCCTGGGACCCGCGGCTGGCCCCGACGGCGGTGCTCGACGAGTGGATCGAGCTCACCTTCGCGGCGTCGGCGCCCAACGGCCTCGGGCTGGTGCGCCGGGTGCTGCGGGCGATCATGGACGACTCCTGGCGGACCTACGAGCGGTACACCGCGCCGCTGGGCGTCGGATTCATGGTCCACCCCGGCGATCACTACGGGCCCGACGTGGACGGGTACGAGTACAGCCGGTGGGGCACGTACCACTTCGCCGACCGGGACGGGGTGGGTGTCGACCGGACCCGGGCGTCGGGCACCGCGTTCACCGGCCAGTTCCCGCCGCCCTGGCGGGACGTGTACGAGTCGGTCGAGTCGTGCCCGGACGAGTTGCTGCTGTTCTTTCACCACGTGCCGTACGGGCACGTGCTGCACAGCGGGTCGACCGTGATCCAGCACATCTACGACACCCACTTCGCCGGGGTGGAGCAGGTGGTGGCGATGCGACAGCAGTGGGAGCGGCTCGCCGGTGTGATCGACCCGGGGGTTCACGCCCGGGTGCGGGAGCGCCTCGACGAGCAGGTACGGTGCGCCACGGAGTGGCGGGACCAGATCAACACGTACTTCTTCCGCAAGTCGGGAGTGCCGGACGCGCACGGCCGCCGGATTCACTGA